DNA sequence from the Leptospira limi genome:
TGACCAACGAATGCTTAAGTAAACATAAACACCGAGCAAAATTAAAAAGACAATCCCTGTTCCTTGGTCAATTCGTCCACCTGTTGTGAAAACGGAAGTCAGGTTCGACCATGGTAAGGCAGCAAACACGAGTAAAAATCCACTGAGTACTTGGATCCAACCCTGGCGGTTGACAAGGCGTTTGTCGATGTCAGGTGGTGAAATTAGAATGGCAATCCCGAGAATGAGGCCAGTATCACAGATAATCGATCCCACAGCATTTCCCAGGGCAATTCCAGGATTCCCTTCGAGGGCAGCGAGGACAGAAACAGAAACTTCTGGAAGAGTGGTCCCTAAGCTGACAATCGTTGCACCAATGATCATCTTTGGGACACCCCATCTTGTGGAGAGGGAAACGGCTTCGTCTACCAAAACATCAGCAGCTTTCCCAAGGACAAGGATAGAGCCAATGATGACAAGTATGAGGAATGGTAAGGGTAGGGTTTGAAAAGTTGCAGTCAGAAATGCATCCATGGATAAAGGTCAGAATATGGACTACTTACTTCGACTGCGACTCTTTCTTTGGCTCGGGACCCTCGGTTTTTTTTCTCCGGCCTTCGGAGAACCACGAATGCCAAAAGAACCTAGTTTACCTTCATTACCGAATGAAGAAACGAAAGAACCAAGAAATGCCCGTGGTGAAAAAGAATCGGGTGAAGCAAAGGTTTTGAACTTAACCCTTTGTGATGGACGAACGGTCCGAGGAGAATCAACTAGCGGTAGTCAGTCGATATTTTTTGAACACACAAAAGATGGGATTTTATACAAAAAGAAATTAACAATCGCAGAACTTGATTCGATTAAAATTGATTCCTGGGAACTCAAATCAAAACGAGAAGAAAAAAAAGGAACCACTTACGAAGTGTTGCCCAAAAAGATCCGCATCCGTACAAAAAACGGGGAAACATTTTATAAAGAAACGGGAGTTTCGGATTTAAAACTTTTGAACATCGAAATCAAAAACAATAATGGAGAAACGACACTCTTTACCTATTGGGTGGATTTAAAATTCCCTGATGGCAAATGGTATTCTGGTCTTCCTTCTGCAAAAGGAGACCAATCTTTTAGGGAAGATTGTTTGAAAGATGTTGTAAGAATGATTGAATGGGAATAACTATCAAAAAAATCCAATCGAATCATTTTGAAGAAATATTGTGAATCGAAGGTAAAACTATCGAAGTTTGATCTCCGTGCAGATTGTACTGCACGAGAGATTTTTTATAGATTTTGTTTCCTTGGTTTTATCGACTTAGGATTCAATCACACAGTCAACGAAGTATGTCAAAATTCCTGATTCCGATTTTTCTTCAACAAGACCATGGATGTCTGTTTCAAACCCAGGGAATTTTGTATTAAACTCACGAGCAAACTGTAAGTAACGAATGATCGTTGAGTTAAATTTTTCTCCTGGGATGAGGAGTGGGATGCCTGGTGGATACGGAGTGAGTAACACTGAAGTGATCCTTCCTTCCAATTCATCAATCGGAACTCGTTCGATGTCGCGGTGGGCCATTTTTGCAAACGCTTCTGATGGTTTCATCGCAGGGATCATCGGACTCAGATACATTTCCGTTGTTAGGTGAGAGATGTTATTGGCTCTGTATACTTCGTGCATGGATTGGCATAAGTCACGTAACCCAATTCGATCGTATTTTGGATGTGCTGCCGTAAATTTTGGCATCACTCTCCACAATGGTTGATTGGAATCATAATCATCTTTGAACTGTTGTAATTCGGTGACCATTGTATTCCAACGGCCTTTTGTGATACCGATGGTAAACATGATGAAAAAACTATAAAGCCCTGTTTTTTCTACGATGATCCCGTGTTCGGCGAGGTATTTGGTGAGAATAAGAGCAGGGATTCCCCAATCAGCAAATTCACCTTCTACACTCATACCTGGTGTGATGACAGTTGCTTTGATCGGATCGAGCATATTAAATCCTTCTGCAATGTCACCAAACCCATGCCAACGGTCATTTGCCTTGAGGATCCATTCGTCTCGTTCGCCAGCACCTTCATCGGCGAGGGCCTCTGGACCCCAAACACTGAACCACCAATCTTCTTCTAGTTCCAAATCCACTTTGCGCATCGCTCGTCTGAAGTCTAACGCCTCTTCAATGGATTCTTCCACAAGTGCATTTCCGCCGGGAGATTCCATCATCGCTGCGGCAACGTCGCAGGAAGCAATGATGGCATACTGTGGACTTGTACTTGTATGCATCAAAAATGCTTCGTTGAATAAATTTCGGTCTAAGGTTTCCTTTTCACTGTTTTGGACAAGGATCTGGCTTGCTTGTGAGAGTCCCGCGAGCAATTTATGAGTGGACTGTGTTGCAAAGATCATACTTTCTTTCGGACGTGGTCTGTCAGATCCTATGGCATGCATCCCTGTATAAAAACGATGGAACGCAGCATGCGGTAACCATGCTTCATCAAAATGAAGGGTGGAAATTTTACCATCTAACTCGGATTTGATGTCTTCTACGTTATACAAAATGCCATCATAAGTACTTTGTGTGATGGTTAAAATTCTTGGATTCCCTTTTACATGTTTTGCAAACGGGTGTTCGGCGATTTTCTTTTTGATGTTTTCCCAAGTGAATTCGGATTTGGGAATAGGGCCAATGATACCAAAATGGTTTCGAGTTGGCATTAAGAAAACTGGGATGGCACCTGTCATGGTGATCGCATGTAAAATACTTTTGTGGCAGTTACGG
Encoded proteins:
- a CDS encoding arginine/lysine/ornithine decarboxylase, giving the protein MYQNGIVQFPIIIIDEDFRSENASGLGIRAIAKALEGEGIEVLGVTSYGDLTSFVQQQSRACGFILSIDDEEFTPETEGEVPDALRQLKDFVTQVRHRNADIPLFLYGETRTSRHIPNSILKELHGFIHMFEDTPEFMARAIHREVKSYLDSLPPPFFRALTQYAHDGSYSWHCPGHSGGVAFLKSPVGQMFHQFFGENMLRADVCNAVDELGQLLDHTGPISASERNAARIFQCDSLYFVTNGTSTSNKIVWHSTVAPGDVVIVDRNCHKSILHAITMTGAIPVFLMPTRNHFGIIGPIPKSEFTWENIKKKIAEHPFAKHVKGNPRILTITQSTYDGILYNVEDIKSELDGKISTLHFDEAWLPHAAFHRFYTGMHAIGSDRPRPKESMIFATQSTHKLLAGLSQASQILVQNSEKETLDRNLFNEAFLMHTSTSPQYAIIASCDVAAAMMESPGGNALVEESIEEALDFRRAMRKVDLELEEDWWFSVWGPEALADEGAGERDEWILKANDRWHGFGDIAEGFNMLDPIKATVITPGMSVEGEFADWGIPALILTKYLAEHGIIVEKTGLYSFFIMFTIGITKGRWNTMVTELQQFKDDYDSNQPLWRVMPKFTAAHPKYDRIGLRDLCQSMHEVYRANNISHLTTEMYLSPMIPAMKPSEAFAKMAHRDIERVPIDELEGRITSVLLTPYPPGIPLLIPGEKFNSTIIRYLQFAREFNTKFPGFETDIHGLVEEKSESGILTYFVDCVIES